One genomic region from Marinobacter szutsaonensis encodes:
- the nuoI gene encoding NADH-quinone oxidoreductase subunit NuoI yields the protein MDKEKVPFIKSVLWLVPATWSQLRTLGMVFMHSFRKRETVNYPEESVYLPPRYRGRIVLTRDPDGEERCVACNLCAVACPVDCISLQKGEQEDGRWYPEFFRINFSRCIFCGMCEEACPTSAIQLTPDFEMGEYDRQQLVYEKEDLLINGPGKDHDYHFYKVAGMAIGGKDKGQALNEEQPVDVRSLLP from the coding sequence ATGGATAAGGAAAAGGTCCCGTTCATCAAATCAGTGCTCTGGTTGGTACCGGCCACCTGGAGCCAGCTACGTACGCTGGGCATGGTGTTCATGCATAGTTTCCGCAAACGGGAGACAGTGAATTACCCGGAGGAGTCGGTCTATCTGCCGCCCCGTTACCGGGGCCGGATCGTGCTGACCCGGGATCCGGACGGGGAAGAACGCTGCGTGGCCTGCAACCTGTGCGCGGTGGCCTGCCCGGTCGACTGCATTTCCCTGCAGAAGGGCGAGCAGGAAGACGGGCGCTGGTACCCGGAGTTTTTCCGGATCAACTTCTCTCGCTGCATTTTCTGCGGCATGTGTGAGGAGGCCTGTCCCACGTCGGCGATCCAGCTGACGCCGGACTTCGAGATGGGCGAGTACGATCGGCAGCAGCTGGTCTACGAGAAGGAAGACCTGCTGATCAACGGCCCGGGCAAGGATCACGATTACCACTTCTACAAGGTGGCCGGCATGGCCATCGGCGGCAAGGACAAGGGCCAGGCTCTGAACGAGGAGCAGCCTGTGGACGTGCGTTCCCTGTTGCCATAA
- the nuoJ gene encoding NADH-quinone oxidoreductase subunit J, protein MELAFYLSGLVAVLATVGVITGSNPVHAVVYLIVSLIAVALVFFALGAPFAGALEIIVYAGAIMVLFVFVVMMLNLGPDQDGEDASWRHPRHWLGPSALALVLLGVLFHLIAGGEMARVIEGELLTARAVGLTLFGPWLMVVELAGLLLLGALVSASHVGRRSNPLRQRRRP, encoded by the coding sequence ATGGAACTGGCCTTTTATCTGAGTGGCCTGGTGGCGGTACTGGCGACGGTCGGCGTGATTACCGGTAGCAATCCGGTGCATGCCGTGGTGTATCTGATCGTCTCGCTGATTGCCGTTGCCCTGGTGTTCTTCGCCCTCGGGGCGCCCTTTGCCGGTGCGCTGGAAATCATCGTCTACGCCGGCGCCATCATGGTCCTGTTCGTGTTTGTGGTGATGATGCTTAACCTCGGCCCGGACCAGGACGGCGAGGACGCAAGCTGGCGCCATCCCAGACACTGGCTGGGCCCCTCGGCGTTGGCCCTGGTGCTGCTGGGCGTGCTTTTCCACCTGATTGCCGGGGGCGAGATGGCCAGGGTAATTGAAGGCGAACTGCTGACGGCGCGCGCGGTAGGGCTGACTCTGTTCGGCCCCTGGCTGATGGTGGTGGAACTGGCGGGCCTGCTCTTGCTGGGGGCGCTGGTGTCCGCGTCCCATGTGGGGCGTCGGTCGAATCCGTTGCGACAGAGGAGGCGGCCCTGA
- the nuoN gene encoding NADH-quinone oxidoreductase subunit NuoN, producing MLTAADLLTLLPLIIVGATAVVAMLVIAWRRHHAGTALIAGAGLVLALLWLPVASTGSPPLMQVDGLAQMASTLVLLSALVTVILSHHYLTGYIGPREEFYLLLLCATAGALGLVASDHLAMLFISLELLSMPLYGMLAYSFRAERSLEAGIKYLLLSAAATAFLLFGMALIYARTGYLDLTGIAVALAESPDAWMLAGAALMIVGLGFKLSVVPFHLWTPDVYQGGPAPATIYLATVSKLAVFVVLLRLVLVAPVFQADWLQTLVTVLALLTMLGGNLLALFQANLKRLLGYSSIAHFGYLLVAIAVGNALAIETTGVYLVTYLVTTLAAFGVVTLVSSPFGGEDADGLPLYRGLFWRRPYLAAVMTVSFLSLAGIPLTAGFIGKFYVIALGVADSRWWLVGGIVAGSAIGLYYYLRVMVTLYLPEPGMRRRDVTNDWGSRLGGMTLVTLAVVILVLGIYPAPMIDWVQELSVSAASVSDAWRG from the coding sequence ATGCTCACAGCGGCGGATCTCTTGACCCTGCTGCCACTGATCATTGTGGGTGCCACAGCGGTGGTCGCCATGCTGGTTATTGCTTGGCGGCGCCACCATGCCGGTACGGCCCTGATCGCCGGCGCCGGTCTTGTGCTCGCATTGCTGTGGCTGCCGGTGGCATCTACGGGCTCCCCTCCACTGATGCAAGTGGATGGGCTGGCTCAAATGGCGTCGACACTGGTTCTGCTGTCCGCGTTGGTTACCGTGATCCTGAGTCATCACTACCTGACCGGCTATATCGGCCCCCGGGAAGAGTTCTACCTGCTGCTACTGTGCGCTACCGCAGGCGCACTGGGCCTGGTAGCCAGTGACCATCTGGCCATGCTGTTCATCAGTCTGGAGCTATTGTCGATGCCCCTGTACGGCATGCTTGCCTACAGCTTCAGGGCCGAGCGCTCCCTGGAAGCGGGCATCAAGTATTTGCTGTTGTCGGCCGCCGCCACTGCCTTCCTGCTGTTTGGCATGGCGCTGATCTATGCCCGCACCGGCTACCTGGATCTGACCGGAATCGCAGTCGCTCTGGCTGAATCTCCAGATGCCTGGATGCTCGCCGGTGCCGCACTGATGATCGTAGGGCTTGGTTTCAAACTGTCGGTGGTGCCGTTTCATCTGTGGACGCCGGATGTCTATCAGGGTGGCCCGGCGCCGGCGACGATTTACCTGGCGACAGTCAGCAAACTGGCAGTATTCGTGGTGTTGCTGCGGCTGGTGCTGGTGGCGCCGGTTTTCCAGGCCGACTGGCTGCAGACGTTGGTCACGGTGCTGGCGCTGTTGACCATGTTGGGCGGTAATCTGCTGGCCCTGTTCCAGGCAAACCTCAAGCGGCTGTTGGGTTATTCTTCCATTGCCCACTTCGGCTACTTGCTGGTGGCCATCGCCGTGGGCAACGCGTTGGCCATCGAGACGACCGGGGTGTACCTGGTGACCTATCTGGTGACGACGCTGGCGGCGTTCGGTGTGGTGACCCTGGTGTCCAGCCCGTTCGGCGGCGAGGACGCCGATGGCTTGCCGCTCTATCGCGGCCTGTTCTGGCGGCGTCCCTATCTGGCGGCGGTCATGACGGTCAGCTTTCTTTCGCTGGCCGGGATTCCCCTCACGGCAGGCTTCATCGGCAAGTTCTACGTCATTGCCCTGGGTGTCGCTGACAGCCGCTGGTGGCTGGTGGGTGGCATTGTTGCCGGCAGTGCCATTGGTCTGTACTACTACCTGCGGGTGATGGTAACCCTGTATCTGCCCGAACCGGGGATGCGGCGCCGGGATGTCACCAATGACTGGGGCAGCCGCCTTGGCGGCATGACCCTGGTCACCCTGGCGGTCGTTATTCTGGTATTGGGCATCTACCCCGCCCCGATGATCGACTGGGTGCAGGAACTGAGCGTCAGTGCAGCTTCAGTCTCGGATGCATGGCGCGGCTGA
- the nuoH gene encoding NADH-quinone oxidoreductase subunit NuoH, with amino-acid sequence MTWLTPEWQAILWAMFQALVILLGAVLLGAALTIVERRLLGLWQDRYGPNRVGPFGLLQLVADMIKIFFKEDWIPPFADRPLFLLAPVIAFASLLLSFIVIPITPGWGIADLHIGLLFFLAMAGINVYAVLLGGWASGNKYALLGAMRSSAQTVSYEVFMGLSLMGVVALAGSFNMREIVAAQEGLWFVVPQFFGFCAFLIAGIAVTHRHPFDQPEAEQELADGYHIEYSGMKFGLFFIGEYVGMVLVSALIVTMFFGGWHGPWLPPILWFAIKTGFFLLLFILLRASLPRPRYDRVMSFGWKVCLPLTLINLLATGAVMLLVGPEG; translated from the coding sequence ATGACCTGGCTGACCCCGGAATGGCAGGCCATCCTCTGGGCCATGTTCCAGGCACTCGTAATCTTGCTGGGTGCGGTCCTGCTGGGCGCCGCCCTGACCATTGTCGAACGTCGTCTCCTGGGCCTCTGGCAGGACCGCTACGGCCCCAACCGGGTCGGGCCGTTCGGGCTTCTCCAACTGGTCGCGGACATGATCAAGATCTTTTTCAAGGAAGACTGGATTCCGCCGTTTGCGGACCGGCCGCTGTTCCTGCTGGCACCGGTGATTGCTTTTGCATCGCTGCTGCTCTCGTTCATCGTGATACCGATTACCCCTGGATGGGGCATTGCCGACCTGCACATCGGCCTGCTGTTTTTCCTCGCGATGGCCGGAATTAATGTCTACGCGGTGCTGCTGGGGGGCTGGGCCAGTGGCAACAAGTATGCGCTGCTGGGCGCCATGCGATCTTCCGCCCAGACGGTATCCTACGAAGTGTTCATGGGGCTGTCGTTGATGGGCGTGGTGGCGCTGGCCGGCTCCTTCAACATGCGCGAGATTGTCGCCGCGCAGGAGGGGTTGTGGTTCGTGGTACCCCAGTTCTTCGGCTTCTGTGCCTTCCTGATCGCCGGTATTGCGGTGACCCATCGCCACCCCTTCGACCAGCCGGAGGCCGAGCAGGAACTGGCCGACGGTTACCACATTGAATACTCGGGGATGAAGTTCGGGCTGTTTTTCATTGGCGAGTACGTGGGCATGGTGCTGGTGTCCGCGCTGATCGTCACGATGTTCTTTGGTGGCTGGCACGGCCCCTGGTTGCCGCCAATCCTATGGTTCGCGATCAAGACCGGCTTCTTCCTGTTGCTGTTCATCCTGCTGCGGGCCTCGCTGCCCCGGCCCCGTTATGACCGGGTGATGAGCTTCGGTTGGAAGGTATGCCTGCCCCTGACCCTGATCAATCTGTTGGCCACCGGCGCAGTGATGCTGCTGGTTGGCCCGGAAGGCTGA
- the nuoM gene encoding NADH-quinone oxidoreductase subunit M — protein MILVWLIVIPFLGGLLCWQADRWSEQAPRWIALATMLFVLVISLGLWVTGDFAMPSGADSPWLLEWRADWIPRFGIEIHLAMDGLSLILVALTGFLGALAVLCSWHEIGHRIGFFHLNLLWILGGVVGVFLALDLFLFFLFWEMMLVPMYFLIALWGHSGSAGQTRIRAATRFFIYTQASGLLMLVAILALVFVHFGNTGELSFSYEVLLNTEVPEAIAPWLMLGFFVAFAVKLPVVPFHGWLPDAHAQAPTAGSVDLAGILLKTAAYGMLRFALPLFPEESAAFAPVAMVLGLVSIVYGAVLACGQQDIKRLIAYTSISHMGFVLIAIFSGSELAIQGAVVLMVAHAFSSAGLFILSGQLYERIHTRDMRIMGGLWGRIPTLPGFTLCFVAASLGMPATANFVGEFMILFGTFPRAPVVVVIASTGLVMAAIYSLILMQRVHFGPAYRDGALAGPDWREYGMMLSLLALVLLVGLYPQPLLDTTAVMSGTVAELFAGGFESLAETTGEVR, from the coding sequence GTGATCCTGGTGTGGTTGATCGTGATTCCGTTTCTGGGCGGTCTTCTGTGCTGGCAGGCGGATCGCTGGAGCGAACAGGCTCCGCGCTGGATTGCCCTGGCGACCATGCTGTTTGTTCTGGTGATCAGTCTTGGGCTCTGGGTTACAGGGGATTTTGCCATGCCCTCGGGAGCGGACTCGCCCTGGCTGCTGGAATGGCGGGCCGACTGGATTCCCCGTTTCGGCATTGAAATCCATCTGGCCATGGATGGACTCTCGCTCATTCTGGTCGCGCTAACGGGCTTTCTCGGCGCCCTTGCAGTGCTCTGCTCCTGGCATGAAATCGGTCACCGGATCGGCTTTTTCCACCTCAACCTGCTGTGGATCCTTGGCGGTGTGGTCGGCGTGTTCCTGGCCCTGGATCTGTTCCTGTTCTTCCTGTTCTGGGAAATGATGCTGGTGCCCATGTACTTCCTGATCGCGCTCTGGGGGCACAGCGGTTCGGCCGGCCAGACCCGCATTCGGGCCGCCACACGCTTCTTCATCTATACCCAGGCCAGTGGTCTGCTGATGCTGGTGGCGATCCTGGCGCTGGTGTTTGTTCATTTTGGCAACACTGGCGAGCTTTCGTTCAGCTATGAGGTTCTGCTCAATACCGAGGTGCCGGAGGCCATCGCCCCCTGGCTGATGCTGGGTTTCTTCGTGGCCTTTGCGGTGAAACTGCCGGTGGTGCCTTTCCACGGCTGGCTGCCTGATGCCCATGCCCAGGCGCCAACGGCGGGCAGTGTGGATCTGGCGGGTATCCTGCTGAAAACGGCCGCCTACGGCATGCTGCGCTTCGCGCTGCCATTGTTCCCGGAAGAGTCTGCCGCCTTCGCCCCCGTGGCCATGGTGCTCGGGCTGGTAAGCATCGTTTACGGTGCCGTGCTGGCCTGCGGTCAGCAGGACATCAAGCGGCTGATCGCCTATACCAGCATCTCCCATATGGGCTTTGTCCTGATCGCCATCTTCTCCGGTTCGGAACTGGCCATCCAGGGTGCGGTGGTGCTGATGGTGGCTCACGCGTTTTCCTCCGCTGGCCTGTTTATCCTCAGCGGCCAGCTTTACGAGCGTATCCACACCCGGGATATGCGCATCATGGGCGGGCTCTGGGGCCGGATACCGACGTTGCCGGGGTTTACGCTGTGTTTTGTCGCTGCGTCCCTGGGGATGCCGGCCACGGCCAACTTCGTTGGCGAGTTCATGATTCTGTTCGGCACCTTCCCGAGAGCGCCGGTGGTGGTGGTTATTGCCAGCACGGGGCTGGTCATGGCTGCGATATATTCGCTGATCCTGATGCAGCGGGTCCATTTCGGCCCGGCTTATCGTGACGGCGCGCTCGCCGGCCCGGACTGGCGGGAGTACGGCATGATGCTGTCTCTGCTGGCCCTGGTTCTGCTTGTCGGACTTTATCCCCAGCCCCTGCTGGATACCACGGCCGTTATGTCCGGCACGGTGGCGGAGCTTTTTGCCGGTGGCTTTGAAAGTCTGGCGGAAACCACCGGGGAGGTGCGCTGA
- the nuoK gene encoding NADH-quinone oxidoreductase subunit NuoK: MAGIPMEHGLILAAILFVLGLVGLMLRRNMLFVLMSLEVMLNAAALAFVVGATAWNQPDGQAMFLLVITLAAAEAAVGLALMIQLFQRARSLNLDLVSRMRG; this comes from the coding sequence ATGGCGGGTATTCCCATGGAGCACGGCCTGATTCTGGCTGCCATCCTGTTTGTGCTGGGCCTGGTGGGCCTGATGCTGCGCCGTAACATGTTGTTTGTACTCATGAGTCTTGAGGTGATGCTGAACGCCGCGGCGCTGGCGTTCGTGGTTGGCGCCACGGCCTGGAACCAGCCCGATGGCCAGGCAATGTTCCTGCTGGTGATCACCCTGGCCGCCGCCGAAGCGGCCGTGGGCCTGGCGCTGATGATCCAGCTCTTTCAGCGGGCCAGGTCCCTTAATCTCGATCTGGTCAGCAGGATGCGCGGATGA
- the nuoL gene encoding NADH-quinone oxidoreductase subunit L — translation MELAVTLSFVMPLVGTLVLALSGGRLGPKAGAVIGVASVGVAALATAWAIALYAGGDGAVRFTLWTWIQVGAFQPTIGLAVDALALVMMAVITGVGFFIHLFAVWYMGGEAGVTRFFAWMNLFVFSMLMLVLGDNLLLLFLGWEGVGLCSYLLIGYYYQDSANGRAAFKAFVVTRIGDVFLALGLFLIFRDLGTLDIQQVMVRAAEVWSVGDPTATLVALLVLGGALGKSAQVPLHTWLPDAMAGPTPVSALIHAATMVTAGVYLIARLNGVFLLAPEVLWLVGVIGAVSLLLAAFAALAQTDIKRVLAYSTMSQIGYMFLALGVGAFDAAIFHLVTHAFFKALLFLSAGAVITSCHHEQDMANLGGLRKRLPVAYAGFLVGGSALVALPLVTAGFYSKDEILWQAMAADQQGLLLAGLLGAFLTCLYTVRLILGTFHGACGSDKARNAEPGTRLLTHHLPLGVLAVLSTFVGAMLYPHLGGLFPVAPGERTDAGHTLLQLLASGTVIAGLAVAGWLFVKRRDWLREQVSGGPGAFLWTLWHRAWGFDPLYDRLLVRPWQLLVRMLRHDLINLTINLVAMLARSLNSGLVRAQNGRTRSYATAMILGATLILLALAIGPGGVA, via the coding sequence ATGGAGCTGGCGGTTACCCTGTCGTTTGTCATGCCGCTGGTGGGCACCCTGGTGCTGGCCCTTTCCGGCGGTCGCCTGGGGCCAAAGGCCGGCGCGGTCATCGGAGTTGCCAGTGTCGGCGTCGCTGCCCTGGCCACGGCCTGGGCCATTGCGCTTTATGCGGGCGGCGATGGTGCCGTTCGTTTCACGCTCTGGACCTGGATCCAGGTTGGGGCCTTCCAGCCAACGATCGGTCTGGCGGTGGATGCCCTGGCCCTGGTGATGATGGCCGTGATTACCGGCGTCGGTTTCTTCATCCATCTTTTTGCGGTCTGGTACATGGGCGGTGAGGCCGGTGTTACCCGATTCTTCGCCTGGATGAACCTGTTCGTATTCAGCATGCTCATGCTGGTACTCGGGGACAACCTGCTGCTGCTGTTCCTCGGCTGGGAAGGGGTTGGTCTGTGCAGCTATCTGCTGATCGGCTACTACTACCAGGACAGCGCCAACGGCCGGGCCGCCTTCAAGGCTTTTGTGGTGACCCGGATCGGCGACGTGTTCCTGGCTCTGGGGCTGTTCCTGATCTTCCGGGACCTTGGCACCCTGGATATCCAGCAGGTGATGGTCCGGGCCGCCGAGGTCTGGTCAGTGGGTGACCCCACGGCGACCCTCGTTGCCTTGCTGGTACTGGGCGGAGCCCTGGGCAAATCTGCCCAGGTACCGCTGCACACCTGGTTGCCGGACGCCATGGCGGGGCCGACGCCGGTCTCGGCGCTCATCCACGCCGCCACCATGGTCACTGCCGGGGTTTACCTGATTGCCCGGCTCAACGGTGTCTTTCTTCTTGCGCCGGAGGTCTTGTGGCTGGTCGGGGTGATCGGTGCTGTCTCGCTGCTCCTGGCGGCCTTCGCGGCCCTGGCCCAGACCGACATCAAGCGGGTGCTGGCCTATTCCACCATGAGCCAGATTGGCTACATGTTTCTGGCTCTCGGGGTGGGTGCCTTCGATGCGGCCATCTTTCACCTGGTCACCCACGCATTTTTCAAGGCATTGCTGTTCCTCTCGGCCGGGGCGGTGATTACCAGTTGCCACCACGAGCAGGACATGGCAAATCTCGGCGGGCTCAGAAAGCGGCTGCCGGTGGCCTACGCCGGTTTCCTGGTGGGCGGTTCTGCGCTGGTGGCCCTGCCGCTGGTAACGGCGGGGTTTTACAGCAAGGACGAGATTCTCTGGCAGGCCATGGCGGCAGACCAGCAGGGGCTTCTTCTGGCGGGTCTTCTGGGGGCATTCCTGACCTGCCTTTACACGGTTCGGCTGATTCTCGGCACCTTCCATGGCGCCTGCGGCAGTGACAAGGCCAGGAACGCCGAACCCGGCACCCGTCTTCTAACGCACCACCTGCCCCTCGGCGTGCTGGCGGTGCTGTCCACCTTTGTGGGCGCCATGCTCTATCCCCACCTTGGCGGCCTGTTCCCGGTGGCACCCGGCGAACGCACCGACGCGGGCCATACCCTGTTGCAGCTGCTGGCCAGTGGCACCGTGATTGCCGGTCTTGCGGTGGCGGGCTGGCTGTTCGTGAAGCGGCGCGACTGGCTACGCGAGCAGGTCAGCGGTGGCCCGGGCGCCTTCCTCTGGACTCTCTGGCACCGGGCCTGGGGGTTCGATCCGCTGTATGACCGGCTGCTGGTTCGGCCCTGGCAGTTGCTGGTGCGCATGCTGCGCCATGACCTGATCAATCTCACCATCAACCTGGTGGCAATGCTCGCCCGCTCGCTCAACAGCGGGCTGGTGCGAGCACAGAATGGCCGGACCCGGAGCTACGCCACCGCCATGATTCTGGGGGCAACCCTGATTCTGCTCGCTCTGGCCATCGGCCCGGGAGGTGTTGCGTGA